The Silene latifolia isolate original U9 population chromosome Y, ASM4854445v1, whole genome shotgun sequence sequence AGAAAAAATGTTAGATCTTTAAcaacataattttaccttgacTATCTACATACAACTAAAGGTATTTGATCCTGATAAACTTCTCGCAAAATAAAATTCAAACTAAATTTCAATATAATTAATTAGTAGTttaaacaacaatcaatcaaaaatatatgtgattctattACATAAAATGCAAGGGGCACCTAGTAGTATCATCTTTGACAACATCGATTAGTAGTTTATGTCATCAACAAAATCGTTGGCTTACCTAATTAGTATTTTAGGGCATCGTTGAGAATGGTTTACGTTACCATGGTCTGACATAACTGGCATAATCCTCTTATGGAGTTAATGTTCTTACAGGGTTAATGTTCCTTAACAACATAATTGGCATGCCACACTTGGTACTGTCGTAAAGCTTATAATTATGAGTTGTATTAAAAAATGTATTATGTATACTCCCTTCCCTTCTTAAACATCTTCCACCTTGCTCTTAAGGGGCCAAACTtttataactttgaccattaaaATGTCGAAAATCATGGTCAAACTACCGTATTGACGACTGTGTAAAAGTAATACAAAAGATCATTGCGAAGAGGATGAAGTACATTTAGTgtgtgaaattcctaaaagataatgaattttGCTCCTTAAGTCTAACCCTACTAAAGTACTCTGCTAAGTCTCGCATATGGAAAACAAAAAACGACTGCTAAAAGCATGGATGCCATATGTGGGAGGGGACGTGACGGTTTTAGGTCTTCCCATACCCGTATTTAATAGAAAAGTTACATGTTCCCTAGTTGTCGTATTTCCTGTCGCGGGTAAAAAGTTTCAAAATTATAACCGACTCAACTTATGCAGATCTTAAAATAGTTTAATACTCgtttattttataactttctcaaataattctCATAACATTTTTACCCATATCTAACACTCATGGTTGAcatgatttaaaattcagtttgagcCCAAGGCTTTATTTATATTCGCTGCATCCAAGACAAATGCGACATAGTTGGACACTTGTGATAGATTTTCCCTTTTTATCAAATTTGCTTCTTTTTATTGTAGAGCtaacaatttttatttttatgtaagaagctaacgtttatttattttgaaccaattgcTTATTATTTTGTTCCTCGTGATTATTATAGAGTATATTTGTAATTTGTGCTATAATGTCTAATTGCTACAGTAATATTTATACTGAACCAATAGTTATTTATTCTATCAATaaagtttataaaattaaaagGAACTTGAGATCAACTCCTAACAATAGGCTCAAAAGCAAGTAAACACGGGCAGACATAAATAAGAAATTAATTTAATATAAGGAAGGTTGGGAGATtatgaaaaatctcatatttaagcttTGTTTCTAAGAAATAAGCttaagcttatttgaccaaaatttcatttaTATTAATTTCTTATAAGTATTTGgtagataaattatttaccaaaataagttACTTATTTCTTATTTTTAATCCTTCAAAGTAAAATATTAAATATGGACTACTTATTAtgtccttttatttcattttactaaAAAACAGCTACCTTTCGATTAGTTTTCCAAACATTTACTAAAAAACAGctacctctagggtgtctttaggttttcttcttctttgaatgacaataagaagggaaagggtttagggttggattaggcggaccgctaccgcaggtccgcctaatccaaccgtaaaccctttcccgtcccgttttggaatacccgggcccctattttaaatcccgttttaggataccggtggGTTTGAGGTACAATTGACTTAGGAATGCATGGACTAACcatgtatatgcatcaaataactttttatgtgcattaaacaactttgtatatgcatgaaataagctgtcTTCCTGAAGCTAATCAGTGTTTGGTTTGGCATTCAATAGTCATATGAATTCATGGACTAACCTTGCATATGCATCAAATAATtgtttatgtgcattaaacaactttgtatatgcatgaaataagctgtcttcctgaagctaatcagtgtttggtttggcgtacaatagtcttatgaattcatggaccaaccttgtatatgcatcaaatattttttttttttttttttgggaaaggtaaGCTTCTCATTAAATAATTAAACCAAGCCCATTACATCATTGGTGAAAGATAAGCACTTCACTTATCCTACTTCATACAAATTATATCAATCCAGTTCAAAGCTTTACTATTCTTGCTACCAATTCTAATACTACTCAACCTTAGTCGAATTTCATTATGAATCTGTCTGACTAAACATTCAGGTCTAAGCAGTAGCATTTCCACCCTGCATTTGTTCCTGCACCACCATATATTAGTCATCAATGCTGCCATTACAACTGCTACCACTCGTTTTCTTGCCAAACTTCGTGATCTCCATTTAATCCACCAGTCACAACACTTCTCTGCAGGCAACTGGAAAGGACACCATCTGTGAACCAACTCCCTACAGTTCCTACTGTATTCACACCTAAAAAATAGGTGCTCATGATCCTCCTCAACCAGTCCACACAGGAAACAAAGATTAGCAGGAATAATCTGCATCTTCATGAGCCTATCTTGTGTGAGTAATCTCTCCTGAGCTATGAGCCACACACAGAATCTATGCCTGGGCACCATCCACCGTACTGTCGTCAATGCTGCCCATCTGACTTTCTCAATATCAGGTCGAAGGAACCTGTAACCCTGCTTAAGTGTATATTGCCCTGTCATTTGTCCCACAGTACCATAAAATAGTTGATGAAATATAGTCTTCACTTGACAAATTTTGCGCCAAGCCTAACTACTATTGATTGATGGTTCATACTCCTTCCAGGTGCATCTTTTGATATAGATGGAGTGCACCCATTTGACCCACAAGTGGTCTGCTTTCTGCTCAATCCACCATACGTATTTCCCTAGAGCTGCAATGTTCCAATCATACAATTTCTTTATCCCAAGCCCTCCTTGATTAAAAGGACGACATATAGCATCCCAAGCCACCAGAGCAGTACCTTCCTGATGCTCAGTACCATGCCAGAGAAAACGCCTGCACACTGCTTCTATCTTGGCTATAACAGTTTTGGGAATAATAAAAATTCGTGCCCAATAAGAATGAAGGGAACTAAGTACTGATTGCACAAGAACCAGTCTACCAGAATAAGCCAACTTTCGAGCCCCTAATCCCCTTATTCTCTCAACAACTTTCTCTACCAAACAATGGCATTCCAAGACTGACAGTCTTTTAGGAGACACATTGATCCCCAAATACTTAAAAGGCACTTTATCAGGCTTCATACCAGTCTCAGTCTCAATCTCAGTAACCATCTGCTCAGTcataccattacaataaaaattagacttctccttgttcatttgcagGCCTGAAGCCTTAGAGAAATAACCAAAAGCATTCAATAATAATTCAATACTATTCCTATCCCCCTTACAGAATATGATCAGGTCGTCAGCAAAACAAAGGTGAGTCAGGCCAATGTGTTTGCAAAGAGGATGGTGCCTGAACTGTCTATGTCTCTGAACTACCCCCAAAATCCTACTAAGGTATTCAATGCAAATGGTGAAGAGGAGGGGAGTTAATGGGTCTCCTTGCCGCAACCCTCTCTTCCCATGGAAAAAAAACAAATGTCTCTCCATTAAGAGCAATAGAATAGGAAGTAGTAGTTACACATTGCATAAGTAACTCAATAGTTTGAGGAGGGAATGCCAAAGCAGACAGCATAGCATGCACAAAATCCCATTCAACAGAATCATACGCTTTTTGCAAATCTAATTTCATCAACAATCTGGGAGAGCATGCTTTCCTCTTGTATAATCTGATGAGGTCTTGACAAATAAGAATGTTCCCCACAATGTCCCTCCCTTTAATGAAAGCACTCTGAGAAGGACTTATAATATCAGGCAAAATATCTCTCAATCTATTACAAATGACCTTAGAAAGGCACTTGTAAACAGTGTTACAACACGCAATGGGCCTGAATTGCTTGACATTATCAGGAATAGCAACTTTAGGTATCAAAGTAATCACAGTGTGATTACATTGCTTCAACAATTTTCCTTTGGTAAACACATCCCTTACAGCAGCAGACACCTCAGGGCCAATAATGTGCCAGGCATCTTTGAAAAATTGGCTCCCAAAGCCATCAGGACCTGGTGCTTTGTTACCAGGTATATCAAACATTGCTCTCTTAATTTCAGTATCAGAAAGGGGAGCTAGCAAAGCAGCTCTGTGGTCAGCTGTTAAGCACGGCCCCATCCTGACAATAGCCTGATTAATAGGAGTCACAGGCTTAGACTCACCAAGAAGTGACATATAAAATTCTTCAAAGGCCCCCTTAATGTCACCAGGAGAACAGCACTCCTTTTGTCGGATATCCTTCACTTTGTAAACCCTATTATGGCTTCTTCGTTTTTTGATCACTGAATGAAAATAAGAAGAGTTTTCATCCCCTCAAAGAATCCAAGCTGCTTTTGCTTTTTGACTAAGGAACATATTTCGAGCTTTAAGTAGTTCTCCCAAGTCTGCAGCACACAGTTTCTCAGTATGACAAAGGTCAGAATTAAGTGGATCCTGCACCAGCTTCATCTGAATGTCTTTAAGAGCTAATTCAGCCACATTAGTTAAGTTCTCAATATCACTGAATTGCTCCCTATTCAAGGTCCTGAAAGCCTTTTTCAGTAGCTTCAACTTTTGGACCACCCTAAACATAGGTGTCCCCTGAATTACTGTATTCCAACAATTCCTGACAGTATAATCAAACTCCTTAGACATTGCTCACATATTAAAGTACTTAAAAGATTTAGTACGATGCTGAAGTGAACATTCCAAGGAAATGAGACAGGGACAGTGATCAAATAACCCCTCAGGGAGGAAATTTGCCACACTGTCAGGGAAGGTAGTGATCCAATCATCATTTATCATTACCCTGTCAATTCTACTATACACTTTATCACCAATTTCATGCTTATTGTTCCACGTAAAAAATGCAC is a genomic window containing:
- the LOC141628614 gene encoding uncharacterized protein LOC141628614, producing MTGQYTLKQGYRFLRPDIEKVRWAALTTVRWMVPRHRFCVWLIAQERLLTQDRLMKMQIIPANLCFLCGLVEEDHEHLFFRCEYSRNCRELVHRWCPFQLPAEKCCDWWIKWRSRSLARKRVVAVVMAALMTNIWWCRNKCRVEMLLLRPECLVRQIHNEIRLRLSSIRIGSKNSKALNWIDIICMK